A stretch of the Musa acuminata AAA Group cultivar baxijiao chromosome BXJ2-7, Cavendish_Baxijiao_AAA, whole genome shotgun sequence genome encodes the following:
- the LOC135616271 gene encoding cysteine-rich and transmembrane domain-containing protein WIH2-like: MSYYNQQQPPVGVPPPQGYPPEGYPKDAYPPPGYPPQGYPPAGYPQQGYPPPGYPPPYAQPPPPQQSSGPSFMEGCLAALCCCCLLDACF; this comes from the exons ATGAGCTACTACAACCAGCAGCAGCCTCCCGTCGGAGTCCCCCCTCCCCAAG GTTATCCGCCGGAGGGGTACCCGAAAGACGCCTACCCGCCACCGGGGTACCCACCACAGGGTTACCCGCCGGCCGGTTACCCGCAGCAGGGGTACCCGCCGCCTGGATACCCTCCGCCGTACGCTcaaccgccgccgccgcagcagaGCAGCGGGCCTTCCTTCATGGAGGGATG CTTGGCCGCTCTTTGCTGTTGCTGTCTTTTGGATGCTTGCTTTTGA
- the LOC135616272 gene encoding F-box protein At3g12350-like encodes MASPPPAPAMSFSDFPEDIQLNILSFLSPTEISAFACTSRRFAALCGAAAHESPLWVFMCERRWGFSTRLRSWSSSAAAGRRSPFARLYKALDRWEDLIGFWRRIGPGDPHLVFFEWGPSYIVGSRVSPSSEAARDGYGILKVPFLWLGLSSHGEPVSFLHPGCRLDSVADLLGAVSDSSISSSGFSDPDLVPVTVSFMGRNHFVLEVNRGHAANARAESSNWVQKEVLRIEGTSPPDRLMSEIYQHFANRTSPIDGKATRRQRKKEKERFERRRRWHAEHFVKICNCYPTPERPLQGLWKGISEDRVLEFYLVAYDDIGGITCRRVGEAGGQFSCYSPVFWTSNTAFLESPFPREEQDLYGSREHIRSVASDWRSTESEVVLRILHVNSGCCDLVIRSLSDSSSSDPRNGDGRIWEYDDGTFGFGFLRNDYIIDLKHVTLNGSLLDIVELPSVQTLATDKSRSCDSVDF; translated from the exons ATGGCCTCGCCCCCTCCGGCACCGGCAATGTCGTTCTCCGACTTCCCGGAGGACATCcagctcaacatcctctccttcctctctccCACCGAGATCTCCGCCTTTGCCTGCACCTCCCGCCGCTTTGCCGCCCTCTGCGGCGCCGCAGCCCACGAGAGCCCCCTCTGGGTCTTCATGTGCGAGCGCCGCTGGGGCTTCAGCACCCGGCTCCGGTCCTGGTCCTCCTCCGCCGCTGCTGGCCGCCGCTCCCCCTTCGCGCGCCTTTACAAGGCCCTCGACCGCTGGGAAGACCTTATTGGGTTCTGGCGTCGTATCGGCCCCGGCGACCCGCATCTTGTCTTCTTCGAGTGGGGCCCCTCCTACATTGTCGGGTCCCGAGTCTCCCCCTCGTCCGAGGCAGCCAGAGACGGATACGGCATCCTCAAGGTGCCCTTTCTGTGGTTGGGTCTCTCCTCCCACGGCGAGCCCGTTAGCTTCCTCCATCCCGGCTGTCGCTTGGACTCGGTGGCGGATCTGCTGGGCGCGGTTTCGGACTCCTCGATCTCATCCTCGGGTTTCTCAGATCCCGACTTGGTGCCCGTGACCGTCAGTTTCATGGGTCGCAACCATTTCGTGCTGGAAGTGAATCGGGGCCATGCCGCAAATGCTAGGGCAGAAAGTtccaattgggttcagaaggaggTGCTTCGAATTGAGGGCACCTCCCCTCCGGACCGGTTGATGTCGGAGATCTATCAGCACTTTGCTAATCGGACGAGCCCCATCGATGGTAAGGCTACGAGAAGGCagagaaagaaggaaaaggaGCGTTTCGAAAGGAGGCGACGATGGCATGCAGAGCATTTTGTGAAGATCTGTAACTGCTATCCCACACCAGAGCGGCCTTTGCAGGGCTTGTGGAAG GGGATCTCTGAGGACAGGGTTCTTGAGTTTTATCTTGTTGCCTACGATGATATCGGTGGAATTACTTGTCGGAGGGTTGGCGAAGCAGGGGGTCAATTTTCGTGTTATTCTCCAGTTTTCTGGACTTCAAACACAGCATTTCTTGAATCACCATTTCCTAGAGAGGAACAGGATTTGTATGGGAGCCGCGAGCATATTCGCTCTGTGGCTTCCGATTGGAGAAGCACTGAGAGTGAAGTCGTCTTGCGCATTCTCCATGTCAACTCTGGCTGCTGCGACTTGGTAATTCGAAGCCTATCTGATTCCTCCAGCAGTGATCCAAGAAACGGGGATGGTAGGATATGGGAGTATGATGATGGAACCTTTGGGTTTGGATTTCTTCGAAATGATTATATCATTGATTTGAAGCATGTCACCTTAAATGGGTCTCTTCTTGATATTGTAGAGTTACCTTCTGTACAAACTCTAGCCACTGATAAGTCACGATCGTGTGATTCTGTTGATTTTTAA
- the LOC103992880 gene encoding pentatricopeptide repeat-containing protein At5g67570, chloroplastic: MAVSASASLSTFFSEHKPFEPNTEAIRQRLLRKGVFPTPKILHALRKKEAQKAFRRSKKRALQEQPPPLSEAQRRALEDDDLFRTVSAEYGAVREELRRRDERAVALSGRPWEGSKAVDLRGLASAMEDPGGGRLRTEHLEELRRMLAERNEERFRWLLVNDEVEDTGGFVDKQERKVPKSRLVVGAEEKIRLLVDRLSATDLSLHDWKFSRIMKQSGMFFTEMHLLKIVERLGVLGNWSQALSVVEWVYNEKQYKHRKSRFVYTKLLALLGKARRSTEALQIFNKMREDGQIYPDMAAYHSIAVTLGQAGLVNELVNIVECMKQKPSKTLKNMNRRNWDPCLEPDVIIYNAVLNACVPSRQWKGVFWVLEQMRHRGIKPIGATYGLAMEVMLKAGKYDLVHKFFEKMQRGGIVPKALTYKVLVRAFSEEGKVDEAVIAVREMERRGVVGAACVYYELACCLCNKGRWQDAIIEVEKLQTLHLTKPLEVTFTGMILSALDGGHIADCISIFKHMKDHCTPNIGTINAMLKVYCCGDMFAKAKELFEAAKATYCRSRPHSANGSSLQLDAYSYKSMLEASSSAQQWEYFEHVYKEMTLCGHQLDHRKHSWLLVEASRAGKWHLLEHAFDTVLEAGEIPHVSLFIAMIFQTIAQQNFARTASLLNGMAHASLKVSESRWASLLRRDMGRFSMERLEDLLNHLQSCNVVMEDPVPNFLKSLQYVCGTRLLKDASTSAESYVASMDDDTLDENDSDFESVGRIQEYQPGELSPEINGGCVETLDGGHYRDESLQNYDLEPSVTDKTLDLLTAHIGTPFSDLPPASEILEKWRQDRTKDDMLSTRH, encoded by the exons ATGGCGGTCTCAGCTTCCGCTTCACTGTCGACCTTTTTCTCCGAGCACAAGCCCTTCGAGCCCAACACTGAGGCCATCAGGCAGCGGCTCCTCCGCAAGGGCGTCTTCCCCACTCCCAAGATCCTCCACGCCCTACGCAAGAAAGAGGCCCAGAAGGCCTTCCGCAGATCCAAGAAACGAGCCCTCCAAGAACAACCCCCTCCCCTCTCCGAGGCCCAGAGGCGGGCCTTGGAGGACGATGACCTCTTCCGCACCGTCTCCGCCGAGTACGGTGCCGTGAGAGAGGAGCTCCGCCGGAGGGACGAGAGGGCGGTGGCGCTCTCTGGGAGGCCGTGGGAGGGCTCCAAGGCTGTCGACTTGCGAGGGCTCGCGAGCGCGATGGAGGACCCCGGAGGTGGCAGGCTGAGGACTGAACACCTAGAGGAGCTGAGGCGAATGCTAGCCGAGAGGAACGAGGAGCGGTTCCGATGGCTATTGGTTAACGATGAAGTAGAGGATACAGGTGGTTTTGTAGACAAACAAGAGAGGAAGGTGCCGAAATCGAGGCTGGTGGTAGGAGCTGAAGAGAAAATTCGCTTGCTTGTGGACAG GCTCAGTGCTACGGATTTAAGTTTGCATGACTGGAAGTTTTCAAGGATAATGAAGCAATCGGGCATGTTCTTTACTGAGATGCATTTGCTTAAAATAGTTGAACGACTAGGAGTTCTTGGAAACTGGAGTCAGGCACTGTCTGTTGTGGAATGGGTGTACAACGAAAAGCAATACAAGCATAGGAAAAGCAG GTTTGTGTACACCAAGCTTCTAGCTCTTTTAGGCAAGGCAAGGAGATCAACTGAAGCTCTTCAAATTTTTAACAAAATGCGG GAAGATGGCCAGATATATCCTGACATGGCTGCATACCACAGTATTGCTGTTACACTTGGTCAAGCTGGACTTGTGAATGAGTTAGTCAACATAGTTGAATGTATGAAACAAAAACCCTCTAAAACACTCAAGAATATGAACCGCAGAAACTGGGATCCATGCTTGGAGCCAGATGTGATCATTTACAATGCT GTGCTGAATGCATGTGTGCCATCCCGTCAATGGAAAGGGGTGTTTTGGGTTCTGGAACAGATGAGGCATAGGGGAATAAAGCCTATTGGAGCAACTTATGGATTAGCAATGGAA GTCATGTTGAAAGCGGGAAAATATGATCTTGTACACAAGTTCTTCGAAAAGATGCAAAGAGGTGGAATAGTTCCAAAAGCTTTAACTTACAAAG TTCTTGTTAGAGCCTTTTCGGAAGAAGGTAAAGTAGATGAAGCAGTCATAGCAGTCAGGGAAATGGAACGAAGAGGAGTAGTTGGagcagcttgtgtttattatgaaTTAGCATGTTGTCTTTGCAACAAAGGGAGATGGCAAGATGCAATAATTGAG GTTGAGAAGCTACAAACACTTCATCTTACAAAACCTTTGGAGGTGACATTTACTGGCATGATCCTATCTGCATTGGATGGTGGACACATTGCTGATTGCATCTCAATTTTCAAGCACATGAAAGACCATTGCACTCCTAATATTGGAACCATAAATGCCATGCTGAAAGTTTATTGTTGCGGAGACATGTTTGCGAAAGCTAAAGAACTGTTTGAAGCTGCTAAAGCCACCTATTGTCGATCAAGGCCCCACTCTGCAAATGGTTCATCTCTTCAGCTGGATGCTTATTCATACAAATCCATGCTAGAAGCATCTTCTTCTGCTCAACAATGGGAGTATTTCGAGCATGTGTATAAGGAGATGACTCTCTGTGGTCACCAGCTAGATCACAGGAAACATTCATGGCTACTAGTTGAAGCATCTAGAGCTGGAAAG TGGCATTTGCTGGAGCATGCATTCGACACAGTACTCGAAGCCGGAGAAATTCCTCATGTATCACTGTTTATCGCAATGATATTCCAGACCATTGCCCAACAAAACTTTGCAAGGACAGCAAGTCTCCTCAATGGCATGGCTCATGCTTCACTCAAGGTAAGTGAGAGTCGGTGGGCAAGCCTCCTCCGGAGGGACATGGGTAGGTTTAGCATGGAGAGGTTGGAAGATCTGTTGAACCATTTGCAGAGCTGTAATGTTGTGATGGAAGATCCTGTACCCAATTTTTTGAAGTCACTGCAGTATGTTTGCGGCACTAGACTCTTGAAGGATGCCTCTACCTCTGCAGAGTCTTATGTGGCTTCAATGGACGATGACACTTTGGATGAGAACGACAGTGATTTTGAGAGTGTTGGCAGGATTCAGGAGTATCAACCTGGTGAACTGTCTCCTGAAATTAATGGTGGCTGCGTCGAAACCTTAGATGGAGGCCATTATAGAGATGAGAGTTTGCAGAATTACGACTTGGAGCCTTCTGTTACTGATAAAACACTGGATTTGCTGACTGCCCACATTGGAACGCCTTTCTCAGACTTGCCACCAGCATCAGAAATACTCGAGAAATGGAGACAAGACAGGACTAAGGATGATATGTTATCCACTCGACACTGA
- the LOC103992881 gene encoding mitochondrial outer membrane protein porin 5: protein MKGPGLFSEIGKNAKDLLNKDYTYDQKLTISTSSASGVGLTSAAVKKGGLYSFDIGSQYKYKNTLIDVKVDTNSNISTTVTISDILPYTKTITSFKLPDYNSGKLEVQYFHDHASFASVVALKHSPIVELSGTVGTRGVAFGAEASFNTASGDFTKYSAGVGLTKPDYSASIILEEKLDTLRASYVYHLDELQKSSVVAEIVRRFSTNENIFTVGTRYAVDPQTTVKTRLNNSGKLAALLQHELKPKSVLTLSGEFDTKALERAPKFGLALALRP from the exons ATGAAGGGTCCGGGACTCTTCTCCGAGATCGGCAAGAATGCCAAAG ATCTGCTGAACAAGGACTACACCTATGACCAGAAGCTGACCATCTCCACCTCCAGTGCTTCCGGAGTG GGGCTTACTTCTGCTGCAGTCAAGAAAGGTGGACTGTATTCCTTTGATATCGGTTCACAGTACAAGTACAAGAACACCCTTATTGATGTCAAAGTCGACACTAATTCAAAT ATATCAACAACAGTAACCATCTCAGACATACTTCCATATACAAAGACCATCACTTCTTTCAAGCTACCTGATTATAACTCTGGAAAG TTGGAGGTTCAATATTTCCATGaccatgcaagttttgcttcagtgGTGGCTCTGAAGCACTCTCCGATTGTTGAGCTTTCCGGGACTGTTGGTACACGAGGTGTTGCATTTGGTGCTGAGGCCAGTTTTAATACTGCCTCCGGAGACTTCACCAAGTATAGTGCAGGGGTTGGACTGACAAAGCCAGATTACAGTGCTTCCATAATTCT GGAGGAGAAGTTAGACACTCTCAGAGCTTCCTATGTTTATCATCTGGATGAGTTGCAGAAGAGCTCTGTGGTTGCGGAGATTGTGAGACGATTCTCTACCAATGAGAACATTTTTACAGTCGGAACACGATATGCGGTGGATCCCCAAACAACCGTAAAGACAAGGCTCAACAATTCAGGGAAGCTTGCTGCTCTCCTCCAGCATGAACTGAAGCCAAAGTCGGTTCTAACACTCTCTGGTGAGTTCGACACTAAGGCCTTGGAAAGGGCTCCCAAGTTTGGACTGGCTCTTGCTCTTAGGCCTTGA
- the LOC135617947 gene encoding U-box domain-containing protein 4-like: protein MEVMVMESRSEIGPQMSRSCSDGGFSDCNSDRSGEFSPTGGAFSLRRLLVSSSSEYSDEVVRGLISELESPSVESQCRAATQLRFLAKHSPENRIRIARAGAVAPLVALLSHPDPQLQEQGVTAVLNLSLCDENKATIAAAGAVGHLVRTLCFGTPAARGNAACALLRLAQLDDLRAAIGGSGAIPALVALLETGGSRGKKDAATALFTLLASKENSSRAVEAGVVRPLLDLMADPESGMVDKAAYVLHRVLALREGRVAAVDEGGLPVLVEMVDVGSQRQKEVAMLSLLQICEESSAYRRMVVREGAIPSFVALSQSSSKKIKEKAEALIALLRQPTSPSTKRPMALA from the exons ATGGAGGTGATGGTAATGGAGAGCAGGTCGGAGATCGGCCCCCAAATGAGCCGAAGCTGCAGCGACGGCGGCTTCAGCGACTGCAACAGCGACCGCTCAGGCGAGTTCTCCCCAACAGGCGGTGCTTTCTCCCTCCGCCGCTTActtgtctcctcctcctccgagtACTCTGACGAGGTGGTCAGGGGGCTAATCTCCGAACTGGAGTCGCCCTCCGTCGAGTCCCAGTGTCGCGCCGCCACGCAGCTCCGCTTCCTGGCCAAGCACAGCCCCGAGAACCGCATCCGCATCGCCCGGGCTGGCGCCGTCGCTCCTCTCGTCGCCCTCCTCTCCCATCCGGACCCGCAGCTCCAGGAGCAGGGGGTCACCGCCGTCCTCAACCTTTCCCTCTGCGACGAGAACAAGGCCACCATCGCCGCGGCTGGCGCCGTTGGCCACCTCGTGCGCACCCTCTGCTTCGGCACCCCCGCGGCACGTGGGAACGCCGCCTGTGCCCTCCTCCGCCTCGCGCAGCTCGACGACCTACGCGCTGCCATCGGCGGCTCCGGCGCCATCCCGGCCCTCGTCGCCCTCCTCGAGACCGGCGGATCCCGCGGCAAGAAGGACGCCGCCACCGCCCTCTTCACCCTCCTAGCCTCCAAGGAGAACAGCAGCCGGGCAGTGGAGGCTGGGGTGGTGCGCCCGTTGCTGGACCTGATGGCCGATCCGGAGTCGGGCATGGTGGACAAGGCGGCGTACGTGCTCCACCGCGTGCTGGCTTTGCGGGAGGGCCGGGTGGCAGCGGTGGACGAGGGCGGCCTGCCGGTGCTGGTGGAGATGGTGGATGTGGGAAGCCAGCGGCAGAAGGAGGTGGCGATGCTCTCGCTCCTCCAAATCTGCGAGGAGAGCTCCGCCTACCGCAGGATGGTCGTCCGCGAGGGCGCAATCCCGTCGTTCGTCGCCCTCTCCCAGTCCTCCTCCAAGAAGATCAAGGAGAAG GCGGAGGCATTGATTGCGCTACTGCGGCAGCCGACCTCACCCAGCACGAAACGGCCGATGGCGTTGGCCTAA
- the LOC103992884 gene encoding uncharacterized protein LOC103992884 has product MALHTIESHRHGAEVFTGDALCRKKSIQLLQELELPRGLFPLEDIQEFGYNRAAGFIWLIQKKKHDHTFKKIKRAVSYAPEVTAFVEKRKMHKMTGVKTKELLLWLSVVEMRVEDPSTGKITFKTGTGLSDSFPVSAFELEE; this is encoded by the coding sequence ATGGCTCTCCACACCATCGAAAGCCATCGCCACGGTGCTGAGGTCTTCACCGGTGACGCCCTCTGCCGCAAGAAATCCATCCAACTGCTTCAAGAACTGGAGCTCCCGAGGGGACTCTTCCCCCTCGAGGACATCCAAGAGTTCGGGTACAACCGCGCGGCTGGGTTCATATGGCTGATCCAGAAGAAGAAGCATGACCACACCTTCAAGAAGATCAAGCGGGCGGTGTCGTACGCCCCTGAGGTGACGGCCTTCGTGGAGAAGCGCAAGATGCACAAGATGACGGGGGTGAAGACCAAGGAGCTGCTACTGTGGCTCTCCGTCGTTGAGATGCGCGTCGAGGATCCCTCGACGGGGAAGATCACCTTCAAGACCGGCACTGGGTTGTCCGACAGCTTCCCGGTGTCAGCCTTCGAGCTGGAGGAGTAG
- the LOC135616292 gene encoding uncharacterized protein LOC135616292 translates to MASATIDRYRKGAEVYKGDSICKKKSIELLAELRLPKGLFPLEDVEEFGHNREAGFVWLIQKKKKDHTFKKIKRQVSYAPEVTAFVEEGKMKKMTGVKTKELLLWLSIVEMYVDDPSSEKITFKTGTGLSDSFPRAAFELEQ, encoded by the coding sequence ATGGCATCCGCGACCATCGACCGCTACCGCAAGGGTGCGGAGGTCTACAAGGGAGACTCCATATGCAAGAAGAAATCGATTGAGCTGCTCGCAGAGCTCCGCCTTCCCAAGGGTCTCTTCCCTCTCGAGGACGTCGAGGAGTTCGGGCACAACCGCGAAGCCGGCTTCGTATGGTTgatccagaagaagaagaaggatcacACCTTCAAGAAGATTAAGAGGCAGGTGTCGTATGCCCCCGAGGTGACGGCCTTCGTGGAGGAAGGTAAGATGAAGAAGATGACGGGGGTGAAGACGAAGGAGCTCCTGCTGTGGCTCTCGATCGTCGAGATGTACGTCGACGACCCATCATCGGAGAAGATAACCTTCAAGACCGGCACTGGACTGTCGGACAGTTTCCCGAGAGCTGCCTTCGAGCTGGAGCAGTGA
- the LOC135616287 gene encoding uncharacterized protein LOC135616287, translating to MALHTIESHRHGAEVFTGDALCRKKSIQLLQELELPRGLFPLEDIQEFGYNRAAGFIWLIQKKKHDHTFKKIKRAVSYAPEVTAFVEKRKMHKMTGVKTKELLLWLSVVEMRVEDPSTGKITFKTGSGLSDSFPVSAFELEE from the coding sequence ATGGCTCTCCACACCATCGAAAGCCATCGCCACGGTGCTGAGGTCTTCACCGGTGACGCCCTCTGCCGCAAGAAATCCATCCAACTGCTTCAAGAACTGGAGCTCCCGAGGGGACTCTTCCCCCTAGAGGACATCCAAGAGTTCGGGTACAACCGCGCGGCTGGGTTCATATGGCTGATCCAGAAGAAGAAGCACGACCACACCTTCAAGAAGATCAAGCGGGCGGTGTCCTACGCCCCTGAGGTGACGGCCTTCGTGGAGAAGCGCAAGATGCACAAGATGACGGGGGTGAAGACCAAGGAGCTGCTACTCTGGCTCTCCGTCGTTGAGATGCGCGTCGAGGATCCCTCGACGGGGAAGATCACCTTCAAGACCGGCAGTGGGTTATCCGACAGCTTCCCGGTGTCAGCCTTCGAGCTGGAGGAGTAG
- the LOC103992885 gene encoding uncharacterized protein LOC103992885, with the protein MALHTIESHRHGAEVFTGDALCRKKSIQLLQELELPRGLFPLEDIQEFGYNRAAGFIWLIQKKKHDHNFKKIKRAVSYAPEVTAFVEKRKMHKMTGVKTKELLLWLSVVEMRVEDPSTGKITFKTGTGLSDSFPVSAFELEE; encoded by the coding sequence ATGGCTCTCCACACCATCGAAAGCCATCGCCACGGTGCTGAGGTCTTCACCGGTGACGCCCTCTGCCGCAAGAAATCCATCCAACTGCTTCAAGAACTGGAGCTCCCGAGGGGGCTCTTCCCCCTCGAGGACATCCAAGAGTTCGGGTACAACCGCGCGGCTGGGTTCATATGGCTGATCCAGAAGAAGAAGCATGACCACAACTTCAAGAAGATCAAGCGGGCGGTGTCGTACGCCCCTGAGGTGACGGCCTTCGTGGAGAAGCGCAAGATGCACAAGATGACGGGGGTGAAGACCAAGGAGCTACTACTGTGGCTCTCCGTTGTTGAGATGCGCGTCGAGGATCCCTCGACGGGGAAGATCACCTTCAAGACCGGCACTGGGTTGTCCGACAGCTTCCCGGTGTCAGCCTTCGAGCTGGAGGAGTAG
- the LOC135616273 gene encoding uncharacterized protein LOC135616273 — MALHTIEIHRHGAEVFTGDALCRKKSIQLLQELELPRGLFPLEDIQEFGYNRAAGFIWLIQKKKHDHTFKKIKRAVSYAPEVTAFVEKRKMHKMTGVKTKELLLWLSVVEMRVEDPSTGKITFKTGTGLSDSFPVSAFELEE; from the coding sequence ATGGCTCTCCACACCATCGAAATCCATCGCCACGGTGCTGAGGTCTTCACCGGTGACGCCCTCTGCCGCAAGAAATCCATCCAACTGCTTCAAGAACTGGAGCTCCCGAGGGGGCTCTTCCCCCTCGAGGACATCCAAGAGTTCGGGTACAACCGCGCGGCTGGGTTCATATGGCTGATCCAGAAGAAGAAGCATGACCACACCTTCAAGAAGATCAAGCGGGCGGTGTCGTACGCCCCTGAGGTGACGGCATTCGTGGAGAAGCGCAAGATGCACAAGATGACGGGGGTGAAGACCAAGGAGCTACTATTGTGGCTCTCCGTCGTTGAGATGCGCGTCGAGGATCCCTCGACGGGGAAGATCACCTTCAAGACCGGCACTGGGTTATCCGACAGCTTCCCGGTGTCAGCCTTCGAGCTGGAGGAGTAG